One segment of Terriglobia bacterium DNA contains the following:
- the lipA gene encoding lipoyl synthase gives MATPDLIQIDVAPRVRTPKPAWLRAKAPMGENYHSLKKLARGLNLHTVCESAQCPNIGECWNHKTATFMLLGNTCTRRCGFCAVPKGRPEAIDFDEPRRVAEAVEALGLKFAVVTSVNRDDDNYGGARVFAETIRQIHRRVPDCSVEVLIPDFQGIEECLRIVLEAKPQVLNHNTETVPRLYRAVRSGARYQRTLDLLGNVKKIDPHMTSKTGVMVGIGESSDELLDVFRDLAERKVDILTIGQYLRPSRDHLPVARLYPPEEFQYLKEEALKIGFRHVESGPLVRSSYHAHEQAESTYGATTTSPAR, from the coding sequence ATGGCGACTCCTGACCTTATCCAGATTGATGTTGCCCCGCGGGTGCGGACACCCAAGCCTGCGTGGCTGCGCGCCAAGGCGCCCATGGGCGAGAACTACCACAGCCTCAAGAAGTTGGCGCGCGGGCTGAACCTGCACACGGTTTGCGAGTCGGCGCAGTGCCCGAACATCGGCGAGTGCTGGAACCACAAGACCGCGACCTTCATGCTGCTGGGCAACACTTGCACGCGGCGGTGCGGGTTCTGCGCGGTGCCGAAGGGACGGCCGGAGGCGATCGATTTCGACGAGCCCCGGCGGGTGGCGGAAGCGGTCGAGGCGCTTGGGCTGAAGTTTGCCGTGGTCACCAGCGTGAATCGCGACGACGACAACTACGGCGGCGCACGCGTTTTCGCCGAAACCATCCGCCAAATTCACCGGCGTGTGCCGGATTGCAGCGTCGAAGTGCTCATCCCCGATTTCCAGGGCATTGAAGAGTGCCTGCGCATCGTGCTCGAGGCCAAGCCGCAGGTGCTGAATCACAACACCGAGACGGTGCCGCGACTCTATCGCGCGGTGCGATCCGGGGCTCGCTACCAGCGCACGCTAGACCTGCTCGGTAACGTAAAGAAGATCGACCCGCATATGACCAGCAAGACGGGCGTCATGGTCGGCATCGGCGAGAGTTCGGATGAACTGCTCGACGTTTTCCGCGATCTCGCCGAACGCAAAGTTGACATCCTCACTATCGGCCAATATCTGCGACCTTCGCGCGATCACCTGCCCGTCGCGCGGCTGTATCCGCCGGAGGAGTTCCAGTACCTCAAGGAAGAGGCTCTGAAAATTGGCTTTCGACACGTCGAGTCGGGTCCGCTGGTGCGGTCGTCGTATCACGCTCACGAACAGGCGGAGAGCACGTACGGGGCGACGACGACGAGTCCTGCGAGATAA
- a CDS encoding ABC transporter permease: METLLQDIRYSIRSLRKTPAFTTIAVITLALGIGVNAAMFSIVNGVLLRPLSYPRADRLVMLYTSMPQFVEGSVSYPNFLDWQERSRSFERLAAYRNENFNLTGRANPERLRGHMVSATIFSVLGINPLLGRTFTPDEDRRGGAPVVLLTSNFWKRRFGGSPAVLGSTLTLNERLFTVIGVIPGDDLLLDGISVVVPIGQWTEPLFQDRGVGMGMRVVGRLKPGVSIQQAQAELDGLAANLAREYPKEDKDKGIFALSLSDDILGDARRPLLLLFGAVGFVLLISCANVANLLLARGTGRRREFAVRVAIGAQRGRILHQLLTEGLVLGVGGGALGVAVAWVINKIFIVRLTSQLSRADLIRLDLPVMAFIALVSVAASLLFSAAPALQSSRLNLNETLKEGGRSKVARHGFQRALVSVEVALALVLTVSAGLMIRTMSRLWTVSPGFDPDHVLLFSIAGSPAVHGTPAAIRSGYAETVERLRTVPGVQAVSVATGAVPMRGDTEVPYWVEGRTKPVEQSQMDLALLYAVNPDYRDIMRIPLLRGRFIAEQDRENTPCAVAIDEEFQRRAFPNQDPIGQHINLELIKMQCEVVGVVGHVSQWGLDSDATAKVRSQMYLQFRQVPDAIMDLISGGSDFVARSQGDPYALVPALKQAVDDINGKMVFYDEQSMKDVIRDSLLARRFLRLLLGAFAVLALALAAIGIYGVMSYFVGQSTHDIGVRMALGARKRTVLGLVLRDALRMAGIGIVLGAAVGFGVTRVMRNLLFGVGSGDPLTFIAVAALLAAVAVLASYIPALRATKVDPIVALRCE, encoded by the coding sequence ATGGAGACGTTGCTGCAAGACATCCGCTACAGTATCCGTTCGCTGCGGAAAACTCCTGCCTTTACCACAATCGCGGTCATCACGCTTGCGCTTGGCATCGGCGTCAATGCCGCCATGTTCAGCATCGTGAACGGCGTTCTCCTCCGTCCTCTTTCTTATCCTCGAGCTGATCGTCTCGTCATGCTCTATACGAGCATGCCGCAATTTGTCGAGGGTTCGGTTTCTTATCCCAACTTTCTCGACTGGCAGGAGCGCAGCCGCTCCTTCGAACGTTTGGCTGCCTACCGAAACGAGAACTTCAACCTCACCGGTCGGGCCAATCCCGAACGTCTGCGCGGACACATGGTGTCGGCCACAATCTTCTCCGTCCTCGGCATTAATCCGCTGCTTGGTCGCACCTTCACTCCCGACGAGGATCGGCGCGGCGGTGCTCCGGTCGTACTGCTCACGAGCAACTTCTGGAAGAGGCGCTTCGGAGGCAGCCCGGCGGTACTAGGTTCCACGCTCACACTCAACGAGAGACTATTCACGGTTATCGGCGTAATTCCGGGCGACGATCTCTTGTTGGACGGAATCTCCGTCGTCGTTCCCATCGGCCAGTGGACCGAACCGTTGTTCCAGGATCGAGGCGTCGGCATGGGCATGCGGGTCGTCGGACGTCTCAAGCCCGGCGTCTCCATCCAGCAGGCCCAAGCCGAACTCGATGGACTCGCCGCGAATCTAGCGCGCGAGTACCCGAAGGAGGACAAAGATAAAGGAATCTTCGCGCTCTCGCTGAGCGATGACATCCTCGGCGACGCTCGCCGTCCGCTCCTCCTCCTGTTCGGTGCCGTCGGTTTCGTTCTCCTCATCTCGTGTGCCAACGTTGCCAATCTGCTGCTGGCGCGCGGAACCGGGCGTCGCCGCGAATTCGCCGTCCGCGTCGCCATCGGCGCGCAGCGCGGCAGGATTCTGCATCAACTGCTCACCGAAGGCCTGGTGTTGGGCGTCGGCGGCGGAGCACTTGGTGTTGCTGTCGCCTGGGTCATCAACAAGATCTTCATCGTCAGGCTCACCAGCCAGTTGTCCCGCGCCGATCTCATCCGCCTCGACCTGCCCGTCATGGCATTCATTGCTCTCGTTTCAGTCGCGGCAAGCCTCTTATTCAGTGCCGCACCCGCGCTCCAGAGTTCGCGCCTCAACCTCAACGAGACGCTCAAGGAAGGTGGGCGAAGCAAAGTCGCGCGTCATGGTTTCCAGCGCGCGCTGGTCAGCGTCGAGGTCGCACTCGCGCTCGTGCTTACCGTTTCCGCCGGACTGATGATCCGCACCATGTCGCGCTTGTGGACCGTTAGTCCCGGCTTCGACCCCGACCATGTGCTGCTGTTCTCCATCGCCGGATCGCCTGCCGTACACGGCACGCCCGCGGCCATACGAAGCGGCTACGCAGAGACTGTGGAGCGATTGCGAACTGTTCCGGGGGTCCAGGCAGTCAGCGTAGCCACCGGCGCTGTTCCAATGAGGGGAGATACCGAAGTGCCTTATTGGGTCGAGGGGCGCACGAAACCCGTAGAACAGAGCCAGATGGATCTGGCGCTGCTCTATGCCGTCAACCCTGACTACCGCGACATCATGCGCATACCGCTGCTTCGCGGCCGATTCATTGCCGAGCAGGATCGCGAGAACACACCTTGTGCCGTTGCCATCGACGAGGAGTTCCAGCGCAGGGCATTTCCCAACCAGGATCCCATCGGCCAGCACATCAATCTCGAGTTGATCAAAATGCAGTGCGAAGTCGTCGGGGTCGTCGGCCACGTCAGCCAGTGGGGCCTCGACTCCGACGCCACCGCGAAGGTTCGTTCGCAGATGTACCTCCAGTTCCGCCAGGTTCCGGACGCCATCATGGACTTGATCTCCGGCGGCTCCGACTTCGTAGCTCGCTCGCAGGGAGATCCTTACGCTCTCGTTCCCGCGCTCAAGCAAGCAGTGGACGACATTAACGGCAAAATGGTCTTCTACGACGAACAGAGCATGAAGGATGTAATCCGCGATTCCCTGCTCGCTCGCCGCTTTCTGCGCCTGCTGCTCGGGGCCTTCGCCGTGTTGGCGCTGGCGCTCGCCGCCATCGGAATTTATGGCGTAATGTCATACTTCGTCGGACAGAGCACGCATGATATCGGCGTTCGCATGGCGCTTGGCGCGCGCAAGAGAACGGTTCTGGGCCTGGTGCTGCGCGACGCATTGCGCATGGCCGGCATAGGCATCGTGCTCGGGGCGGCGGTCGGATTCGGGGTTACGCGAGTCATGCGCAACCTGCTGTTCGGCGTCGGCAGCGGCGATCCTCTCACATTTATCGCTGTCGCGGCACTATTGGCGGCCGTCGCGGTGCTGGCCAGCTACATCCCCGCCCTTCGGGCAACCAAGGTCGACCCCATCGTCGCGTTGCGATGCGAGTGA
- a CDS encoding cytochrome c: MAHYHRYGWAVLVSFLLLFGCEMQRRKSDAELGLNPQQARGRRVFDRDCARCHEAYSSRGLQGPSLEGIFRRKYLPSGMPANDARVSDVILMGRAKMPSFRPALTDQELQDLIAYLHTL; the protein is encoded by the coding sequence ATGGCTCATTACCACCGGTACGGCTGGGCTGTACTAGTGTCATTTCTCTTGTTATTTGGCTGCGAGATGCAGCGCCGCAAGTCGGACGCCGAACTCGGGCTGAACCCGCAACAGGCGCGCGGGCGCCGCGTCTTCGACCGCGATTGCGCGCGCTGCCATGAAGCGTATTCCTCGCGCGGACTGCAGGGGCCGAGCCTGGAAGGTATTTTCAGGCGTAAGTATCTCCCCAGCGGAATGCCCGCGAACGACGCTCGCGTTTCCGACGTGATCCTGATGGGAAGGGCGAAAATGCCGAGCTTCCGTCCAGCGCTGACGGACCAGGAATTGCAGGACCTGATCGCGTACCTGCATACGCTGTAG
- a CDS encoding DUF488 family protein, translating to MAISIKRIYDTPLRSDGARVLVDRLWPRGLSKDAAKLTAWLKALAPSDDLRKWYHARPSQWLAFRKKYLEELRGPEATAALEELYDLAEASDRVTLLFASRNLDKNNATVLKELLEGTRKPPATSGAVSAAGARRGRARAPRT from the coding sequence ATGGCGATCAGCATCAAGCGCATCTATGACACACCTCTGCGCAGCGACGGAGCCCGGGTGCTCGTCGATCGCCTCTGGCCACGCGGCCTTAGCAAGGATGCGGCGAAGCTCACAGCATGGCTGAAAGCCCTCGCGCCGTCCGACGACCTTCGCAAGTGGTATCATGCGCGCCCCTCGCAATGGCTCGCCTTCCGCAAGAAATATCTTGAAGAACTTCGCGGCCCCGAAGCAACCGCCGCCCTCGAAGAACTCTACGACCTGGCCGAAGCCAGCGATCGCGTCACCCTGCTATTCGCCTCGCGCAACCTCGATAAGAACAACGCAACCGTCCTGAAGGAACTCCTCGAAGGTACGCGCAAGCCGCCCGCGACGTCGGGCGCAGTTAGCGCCGCGGGAGCAAGGCGGGGAAGAGCGCGAGCACCGAGGACGTAA
- the dacB gene encoding D-alanyl-D-alanine carboxypeptidase/D-alanyl-D-alanine-endopeptidase, whose amino-acid sequence MSQLRRRLAFLLLFLVSIAAFAEDKPENKELAKKIDAILAQPDVARGFWGIEINNLDTGKTIYSENADKLFTPASNTKLFTTSATLALIGPDYRFHTTVETTGTLDKYGRLDGDLILIGRGDPNLSGRDLPYNLKTERSQSPTHVLEELADQIVAKGVKVIDGDVVGDDTYFPYQRYGEGWSQDDLMWDWGAPASAITVNDNVLFLSVKPATHPGERAFIDLLPFSDYYKIENRIMTTPAGTGPRKIVLLREPGSNEILAWGNIPVDDVSGHSEAIAIDDPAKFAAQELRQLLQERGISIFGHSKARHADLASLSTFSVTAFAPSTGGGDSRPPSTPATIVFANHVSTPIIQDLRVINKVSQNLHAELMLRLLGKEKGTSGTIDAGLEVERGWLNTIGITPDEYVFFDGSGLSRENLVSPRAIVTLLTYISKQPWAKEFEDTLPVGGVDGTLVDRFRTPQLTGKVHAKTGSLGHVNALSGFATTEKGEHIVFSILANNHMLTDRRALETIDSIVTAVVEDSKAKKD is encoded by the coding sequence ATGTCTCAGCTACGCAGACGTCTCGCCTTCCTATTGCTGTTTCTCGTCTCCATTGCTGCGTTTGCAGAGGACAAGCCGGAAAACAAAGAACTGGCTAAGAAGATCGATGCCATCCTGGCGCAGCCCGATGTGGCGCGCGGGTTCTGGGGCATCGAGATCAACAATCTCGATACCGGCAAAACGATCTACTCGGAGAACGCGGACAAGTTGTTCACGCCGGCATCCAATACCAAGCTGTTCACGACCTCGGCGACGCTGGCACTGATCGGTCCCGACTACCGGTTCCACACAACGGTGGAGACCACGGGGACGCTGGACAAGTACGGACGGCTGGACGGCGATTTGATCCTGATCGGGCGCGGCGATCCGAACCTCTCCGGCCGCGACCTGCCCTACAATCTGAAGACCGAGCGCTCGCAATCGCCAACGCACGTGCTGGAAGAACTGGCGGACCAGATTGTCGCCAAGGGCGTGAAGGTCATTGATGGCGATGTAGTTGGGGACGACACATACTTCCCCTACCAGCGGTACGGCGAGGGATGGTCGCAGGACGACCTGATGTGGGACTGGGGCGCGCCTGCGAGCGCGATCACGGTCAATGACAACGTGCTGTTTCTCTCCGTGAAGCCGGCGACGCATCCGGGCGAACGTGCCTTCATCGACCTGCTACCCTTCTCCGACTACTACAAGATCGAGAATCGCATTATGACAACGCCGGCGGGAACCGGGCCGAGGAAAATAGTTCTTCTGCGCGAGCCGGGCTCGAACGAAATCCTCGCGTGGGGCAACATCCCGGTCGATGACGTAAGCGGTCACTCGGAAGCGATCGCGATCGATGATCCGGCGAAGTTCGCGGCACAGGAGTTGCGGCAGCTTCTGCAGGAGCGCGGCATATCGATCTTCGGGCATTCCAAGGCACGTCATGCGGACCTGGCATCGCTCTCGACGTTCAGCGTTACAGCGTTCGCGCCGTCAACAGGCGGCGGCGACTCCCGTCCGCCGAGCACCCCGGCAACGATCGTCTTCGCCAATCACGTATCGACGCCGATAATCCAGGACCTGCGGGTGATCAATAAGGTGAGCCAGAACCTGCACGCGGAACTGATGCTGCGGCTGCTGGGCAAAGAGAAGGGAACGTCGGGGACGATCGATGCTGGGCTCGAAGTGGAGCGCGGATGGCTGAATACGATAGGCATCACGCCTGACGAGTACGTTTTCTTTGACGGCTCGGGCCTCTCGCGCGAGAACCTGGTATCGCCGCGCGCCATCGTCACGCTACTGACATATATCTCGAAACAGCCTTGGGCAAAGGAATTTGAAGACACGCTTCCGGTCGGCGGCGTGGATGGCACGCTGGTGGACCGCTTCCGGACGCCGCAACTCACGGGCAAAGTTCACGCCAAGACCGGATCGCTGGGGCACGTGAACGCGCTCAGCGGTTTCGCAACCACGGAGAAGGGAGAACACATCGTCTTCTCCATCCTCGCGAATAATCACATGCTCACCGACCGCAGGGCGCTGGAAACGATCGACAGCATAGTTACTGCGGTGGTCGAGGACTCCAAAGCAAAAAAGGATTAA
- a CDS encoding DoxX family protein → MKVPFLIGRLMFGGFFIYNGINHIVNRKQLAEYTRSKSVPKAEAAVVATGAMMLVGGASVALGIKPKLGTLAIMGFLGGVAPVMHDFWHAKDPNEQHMQMAHFAKNLAMAGAAMALMGVEEPWPISVPVLQPSVRQQLEGAWKGNAAA, encoded by the coding sequence ATGAAAGTGCCTTTCCTGATTGGCCGCCTCATGTTTGGTGGTTTCTTCATTTACAACGGAATCAATCACATCGTGAACCGTAAGCAGTTGGCCGAGTACACGCGGTCCAAGAGCGTTCCTAAGGCGGAAGCAGCCGTGGTCGCAACCGGCGCCATGATGCTGGTGGGCGGAGCAAGTGTCGCGCTGGGGATAAAACCGAAATTGGGTACGCTGGCGATTATGGGTTTCCTGGGAGGCGTAGCGCCGGTTATGCACGACTTCTGGCACGCCAAGGATCCCAACGAGCAGCACATGCAGATGGCGCATTTTGCGAAGAACCTTGCCATGGCCGGAGCGGCGATGGCGCTCATGGGCGTCGAAGAGCCATGGCCCATCAGCGTGCCGGTGCTGCAGCCGAGCGTCCGCCAACAGTTGGAAGGCGCCTGGAAAGGCAATGCTGCAGCGTAA
- a CDS encoding cobalamin-dependent protein (Presence of a B(12) (cobalamin)-binding domain implies dependence on cobalamin itself, in one of its several forms, or in some unusual lineages, dependence on a cobalamin-like analog.) — protein sequence MLNVIDTQAFPRHPKGTQARILLSSVFGPYAQDDSYGSRAINPMELYHNQVTRSQGSFSLRMFHRSWGIMMIQQNISAPCTVLDFPTLESFEKELQAHDYDVVGISGIIANVGKVREMCKRIRKLSPKSTIIIGGHVAAVPGLSRMIDADHIVKGEGISWMRRYLGENPDAPIRHPALVSAFDMRVMGIRVPDNARSTAATVVPSVGCPLGCNFCTTSSFFGGKGKYVDFLHSGDELYEVMRDSEQRLNTRSFFIMDENFLLNRPRALRLLELMKADNRSWALYVFSSANAIKKYSYEELVQLGISWIWMGLESPKSSYSKLKDTDTHALAAELRKHGIKLLGSTIVGLEHHTPENIREEIDYAVAHHTDFHQFMLYTPVPGTPLYAEMEEQGRMLPGIDLADIHGQFKFNFEHAAISREQSKKFLDWAFLRDFECNGPSIFRICETMLQGWKRYKNYPDPRVRERFHWEMHQLKGTYNAALWAMEKRLRGANESVAIRIRTLRREIEREFGGVARLSRIVLGPVLLWSSRREDRRLAKGQTYEPRTFIERRNWVEA from the coding sequence ATGCTGAATGTAATCGATACTCAGGCTTTTCCCCGCCACCCCAAAGGCACCCAGGCACGCATTCTTCTTTCGTCCGTGTTCGGCCCTTACGCGCAGGATGACTCTTACGGCAGCCGCGCCATCAACCCGATGGAGCTATACCACAACCAGGTCACCCGATCGCAGGGTAGCTTTTCGCTCCGCATGTTCCACCGCTCCTGGGGCATCATGATGATCCAGCAGAACATCAGCGCCCCCTGCACCGTCCTCGACTTCCCTACGCTGGAATCCTTCGAGAAAGAGCTGCAGGCGCACGACTACGACGTCGTCGGCATCTCCGGAATCATCGCCAACGTGGGCAAGGTACGCGAGATGTGTAAGCGCATCCGCAAGCTATCGCCGAAATCGACGATCATCATCGGCGGCCACGTCGCCGCCGTCCCCGGTCTCTCGCGCATGATCGATGCCGATCACATCGTCAAAGGCGAAGGCATCTCCTGGATGCGGCGTTATCTCGGCGAAAACCCGGACGCACCCATTCGTCACCCCGCGCTTGTCTCCGCCTTCGACATGCGCGTGATGGGAATCAGGGTTCCCGATAACGCGCGCTCTACAGCCGCGACGGTCGTTCCCTCGGTCGGTTGCCCCCTTGGTTGTAACTTCTGCACCACCTCCTCTTTCTTTGGCGGCAAAGGTAAATACGTCGATTTCCTGCATTCCGGCGACGAACTCTACGAAGTAATGCGCGACAGCGAGCAACGGCTGAACACGCGCTCGTTCTTCATCATGGACGAAAATTTTCTGCTGAATCGCCCGCGCGCACTGCGGTTGCTGGAACTCATGAAGGCCGACAATCGGAGCTGGGCCCTCTATGTCTTCTCCTCGGCGAACGCGATCAAGAAGTATTCCTATGAAGAGCTGGTGCAACTGGGCATCTCCTGGATCTGGATGGGACTCGAATCGCCGAAATCCAGCTATTCCAAGCTGAAAGACACCGACACGCATGCGCTCGCGGCCGAACTCCGCAAGCACGGAATCAAGCTGCTCGGCTCCACCATTGTCGGCCTCGAACATCACACCCCGGAGAACATTCGGGAAGAGATCGATTACGCTGTCGCGCACCACACCGATTTCCATCAGTTCATGCTCTACACGCCCGTCCCTGGTACCCCGCTCTACGCCGAAATGGAGGAGCAGGGACGCATGTTGCCGGGAATCGACCTCGCCGATATTCACGGCCAATTCAAGTTCAACTTCGAGCACGCGGCCATCTCGCGCGAGCAGTCCAAGAAATTCCTCGACTGGGCATTTCTCCGCGACTTCGAGTGCAACGGCCCCAGCATCTTCCGAATTTGCGAAACCATGTTGCAGGGGTGGAAGCGTTACAAGAATTACCCCGACCCGCGCGTTCGCGAACGCTTCCACTGGGAAATGCACCAGTTGAAAGGAACCTATAACGCCGCATTGTGGGCCATGGAAAAGCGCTTGCGTGGAGCGAACGAATCCGTTGCGATACGAATCCGCACTCTGCGACGCGAGATCGAACGCGAGTTTGGTGGCGTGGCACGCCTCTCGAGAATTGTCCTCGGTCCGGTGCTGCTCTGGAGTTCCAGGCGCGAAGACCGGCGTCTCGCCAAAGGGCAGACTTACGAGCCGCGAACCTTCATCGAGCGCCGGAACTGGGTGGAAGCGTAA
- a CDS encoding radical SAM protein yields the protein MKKTEVFRAWGRILSGRRPSLSIELTRECPLRCPGCYAYGDDHLGEGAPNLRTLSDFKGEELVARVLRVVKEHKPLHLSIVGGDPLVRYRELEVLLPELSRRGVQVQIVTSAFRTIPTEWGKIPGLCIVISVDGLAPEHDLRRRPATYERILKSIEGHQNMISVHCTITAQMLVRAGYLDDFVDFWSARPEIKRIWFSVYTPQRGEVAPEIVSREQRVEIVHRLLAVAQRDTKLDMHPTAIRALASPPSSPRECTFARTTTTLSADLRTRVTPCQFGGDPDCSQCGCMASAGLHALAEHRLMSMLRVGDLFDLSFKLGNTICGHKEIPQVSRAVRKSKELVTLPPSSGAR from the coding sequence ATGAAGAAGACGGAGGTGTTTCGTGCCTGGGGACGCATTCTTTCCGGAAGACGTCCATCGCTCTCGATCGAATTGACGCGCGAGTGTCCACTGCGCTGTCCCGGGTGTTACGCGTATGGCGACGATCATCTTGGGGAAGGTGCGCCTAACCTGAGGACACTCTCGGATTTTAAGGGGGAGGAACTGGTTGCGCGCGTGTTGCGCGTCGTGAAAGAGCACAAGCCCCTGCACCTGTCGATCGTCGGTGGCGACCCACTGGTTCGATATCGCGAACTGGAAGTGCTGCTGCCCGAGTTATCACGTCGAGGCGTGCAGGTACAGATCGTGACCAGCGCGTTTCGTACCATTCCGACCGAGTGGGGGAAGATACCGGGACTGTGCATCGTGATTTCCGTGGATGGGCTTGCGCCCGAGCATGATTTGCGCCGGCGCCCGGCGACGTACGAACGGATACTGAAGAGCATCGAGGGACACCAAAACATGATCTCGGTGCATTGCACCATCACCGCGCAGATGCTGGTTCGCGCGGGTTACCTCGATGATTTTGTCGACTTCTGGTCGGCGCGGCCGGAGATCAAGCGAATCTGGTTCAGCGTTTATACACCTCAGCGCGGCGAGGTTGCGCCGGAGATCGTGAGCAGGGAACAGCGGGTGGAAATCGTGCACCGATTGCTCGCTGTTGCGCAACGGGATACGAAACTGGACATGCATCCGACGGCGATTCGCGCCCTGGCTAGTCCGCCGTCGTCTCCACGCGAGTGCACGTTCGCGCGTACCACGACTACGCTCTCGGCAGACCTGAGGACGCGAGTGACGCCGTGCCAGTTCGGAGGTGATCCCGATTGCTCTCAGTGCGGCTGCATGGCGTCGGCAGGATTGCACGCCCTTGCGGAGCACCGACTCATGTCAATGCTTCGCGTTGGGGATCTCTTCGACCTTTCATTCAAGCTGGGCAACACGATCTGCGGGCACAAGGAAATTCCGCAAGTATCGCGGGCGGTGCGCAAATCCAAAGAACTGGTTACGCTTCCACCCAGTTCCGGCGCTCGATGA
- a CDS encoding APC family permease: MSASVEATAAAPTQISRTRKLTTLTLLGATFFMVSGGPFGLEELIGNAGYLRSIIIILVVPILWALPTTLMVSELSAAIPLDGGYYVWVTRALGPFWGFQEAWLSLASSVFDMALYPTVFVLYASQVFPALGTPRNGFIAGTILILFCTLLNLSGVRKVGVSAVIMGVALLGPFVVMSGIVFAHPGRWHALSHTTEGTLLTGVLVCMWNYMGWDNASTVAGEVENPQRTYVTAMFAACVLVSVTYLVPVSACWLAGVDPSTWNTGAWADVAMGIGGRWLFLGVVLGGMLFGVGTFNSLHMSYTRVPFAMAEDKWLPKSFTKLNRFGVPWVSVIACAVAWVAALTLGFVKLIELDVAIYGLSLALEFAALIALRIKEPDLSRPFRVPGGMIGVVLITLGPAVLIGLAVFDSLHHHVNYLGFTFNNLALSCGVVLLGILQYWPIARRTKAQS, from the coding sequence ATGAGCGCATCTGTTGAGGCGACCGCAGCCGCGCCTACCCAAATAAGCCGCACACGAAAACTCACAACCCTGACGCTCCTGGGCGCGACATTCTTCATGGTGTCAGGTGGCCCATTCGGACTGGAAGAGTTGATCGGCAATGCAGGTTATCTGCGTTCGATCATCATTATCCTCGTCGTTCCGATTTTGTGGGCCTTGCCGACAACATTGATGGTAAGCGAGCTCTCGGCGGCGATCCCGCTCGACGGCGGCTACTACGTCTGGGTGACGCGCGCGCTGGGGCCGTTCTGGGGATTCCAGGAAGCGTGGCTCTCGCTGGCTTCAAGCGTCTTCGACATGGCGCTGTATCCCACGGTGTTCGTGCTCTATGCGAGCCAGGTGTTCCCCGCGCTTGGGACGCCGCGTAATGGGTTCATCGCCGGGACAATTCTCATCCTCTTCTGCACGTTGTTGAATCTGAGCGGAGTTCGGAAGGTCGGCGTCTCGGCGGTCATAATGGGCGTGGCCCTGCTAGGTCCATTTGTGGTGATGTCGGGGATCGTCTTCGCTCATCCAGGCCGTTGGCACGCTTTATCTCACACGACGGAAGGGACTTTGCTTACCGGAGTGCTGGTCTGCATGTGGAACTACATGGGTTGGGATAACGCGTCTACGGTTGCCGGCGAGGTGGAGAACCCACAGAGAACTTACGTTACCGCGATGTTTGCCGCCTGCGTGCTGGTGAGCGTCACGTACCTGGTTCCTGTGAGCGCATGTTGGCTCGCGGGCGTCGACCCTTCGACATGGAACACCGGGGCATGGGCAGATGTCGCCATGGGCATCGGCGGGCGCTGGCTATTCCTGGGAGTAGTGCTCGGGGGAATGTTGTTCGGGGTAGGAACATTCAACTCGCTGCACATGAGCTACACACGCGTGCCCTTCGCCATGGCGGAAGACAAGTGGCTGCCGAAATCGTTTACGAAGTTGAATCGATTCGGGGTGCCGTGGGTATCTGTGATCGCGTGTGCGGTCGCGTGGGTTGCAGCCTTGACGCTTGGGTTCGTGAAATTGATTGAACTCGATGTCGCAATCTACGGTCTGAGCCTGGCACTGGAATTTGCGGCGCTGATTGCGTTGCGGATCAAGGAACCGGATTTGTCCCGGCCATTTCGCGTTCCGGGTGGGATGATTGGCGTAGTCCTGATCACGCTTGGGCCGGCAGTCCTGATTGGGCTTGCAGTTTTCGACAGCTTGCATCACCACGTGAATTATCTTGGATTTACCTTCAACAATCTTGCACTCTCCTGTGGCGTCGTGCTATTGGGAATACTGCAATACTGGCCAATCGCGAGACGAACAAAAGCACAAAGTTAG
- a CDS encoding MerR family transcriptional regulator has protein sequence MATAKKARVKRSDEIVIPDKLYFRIGEVAELCNLPTYVLRFWETEFPHLKPTKSSTGQRMYRRRDVENVVYIKHLLYDEGFTIAGARERLKHESRPAKSQNALPFPKNNSKDGIRRVRQGLREVLQILSARHS, from the coding sequence ATGGCAACTGCCAAGAAAGCTCGAGTTAAGAGAAGCGATGAGATCGTAATTCCGGATAAGCTGTACTTCCGGATCGGCGAGGTCGCGGAGCTGTGCAATTTGCCGACCTACGTCCTGCGTTTCTGGGAGACAGAGTTCCCACACCTGAAGCCGACGAAGAGCAGCACCGGGCAACGTATGTACCGGCGCCGCGATGTAGAGAATGTCGTCTACATCAAGCACCTTCTCTATGACGAAGGTTTCACAATTGCGGGTGCGCGCGAGCGACTCAAACACGAGTCGCGTCCGGCAAAGTCGCAGAACGCACTGCCGTTCCCGAAGAACAATTCGAAGGACGGCATTCGGCGTGTGCGCCAGGGATTGCGCGAGGTCCTGCAGATCCTCTCTGCAAGACATTCGTAA